The following coding sequences lie in one Musa acuminata AAA Group cultivar baxijiao chromosome BXJ3-1, Cavendish_Baxijiao_AAA, whole genome shotgun sequence genomic window:
- the LOC135628835 gene encoding calmodulin-like protein 3 — translation MDPSELKRVFQMFDRNGDGSITKTELQDSLKNLGIHIPEEELASMIEKIDVNGDGCVDMEEFGTLYQAIMDERDEDEDMLEAFNVFDQNGDGFITVEELRTVLGSLGLKQGRTVEDCRRMISKVDVDGDGKVNFKEFKQMMKGGGFAALT, via the coding sequence ATGGACCCGTCGGAGCTGAAGCGGGTGTTCCAGATGTTCGACCGCAACGGCGACGGCAGCATCACCAAGACGGAGCTGCAGGACTCGCTCAAGAACCTGGGGATCCACATCCCCGAGGAGGAGCTGGCGTCCATGATCGAGAAGATCGACGTGAACGGGGACGGGTGCGTGGACATGGAGGAGTTCGGCACGCTCTACCAGGCCATCATGGACGAGCGGGACGAGGATGAGGACATGTTGGAGGCCTTCAACGTGTTCGACCAGAACGGTGACGGCTTCATCACCGTGGAGGAGCTTCGGACGGTTCTCGGCTCACTCGGCCTCAAGCAAGGCCGCACCGTGGAGGACTGCCGGAGGATGATAAGCAAGGTTGACGTCGATGGCGACGGCAAGGTCAACTTCAAGGAGTTCAAGCAGATGATGAAGGGCGGAGGGTTTGCGGCCTTGACCTAG
- the LOC135628955 gene encoding uncharacterized protein LOC135628955: MDFELNYEISRTVDYLRAGNFTRVALQFPDELLKDSPRVAKTLRSELGAGVRLFVMADAAYGSCCVDEIGASHVDAECVVHYGHACMSPTSTLPAMFVFGKASIDIKDCADLIGHCLSSTNKPILVLYGLEYSHALMHLKTVVAESLVLSHSNWGPMVKYSDVIGSVINPSQDCTTEKDQIRSLNGSITNAGFTSGRDEKKILKFGNGRRMENGTCFELGGLTWSIPSDHKIEDYLLFWIGPENSAFTNVVLTFNNCEIIRYDADERRLLEDTSCQRRILKRRYYLVEKAKDANIVGILVGTLGCAGYLSIIQQMKELIKGAGKKSYTLVMGRPNSAKLANFPECDVFVYVSCAQTALLDSKEFLAPIITPFEAALAFGRGRQWTGEYVLNFHDLMVSSGPEAVSGTEEARFSFIKGGYMEDIQPEENGEHEERSLALAETTEKALNLQSQHPNTIMFKGAARSGSEFFAARSYQGLNRQYENLAPQSYVIGRSGRASGYADEKMQAKESPGAAV; this comes from the exons ATGGATTTCGAATTGAACTACGAAATTTCTCGCACCGTCGATTACCTTCGCGCCGGAAACTTCACCAGAGTCGCGTTGCAG TTTCCTGACGAGCTGCTGAAGGACTCGCCGCGGGTGGCTAAGACCCTGAGGAGCGAGCTCGGAGCGGGGGTCCGGCTGTTCGTCATGGCGGACGCGGCGTATGGAAGCTGCTGCGTGGATGAGATTGGGGCCTCGCATGTGGATGCCGAGTGTGTGGTGCACTATGGGCACGCTTGCATGAGCCC AACGTCGACTTTGCCTGCTATGTTTGTGTTCGGGAAGGCTTCTATCGACATAAAAGATTGCGCTGATCTAATAGGTCACTGCTTATCATCTACCAACAAACCTATTCTG GTCTTGTATGGACTGGAGTATTCACATGCATTGATGCATCTCAAAACAGTGGTAGCTGAATCGTTGGTATTGAGTCACTCCAACTGGGGCCCTATGGTGAAATATTCAGATGTCATTGGTTCAGTGATAAACCCATCACAGGACTGTACAACTGAGAAAGATCAAATTAGGTCACTAAATGGTTCCATTACTAATGCTGGATTCACTAGTGGCAGAGATGAGAAAAAGATCCTTAAGTTTGGTAATGGCCGAAGAATGGAAAATGGTACCTGCTTCGAACTTGGAGGACTGACATGGAGTATCCCATCAGATCACAAGATAGAGGACTACTTATTATTCTGGATTGGACCTGAGAATTCTGCATTTACCAATGTTGTGCTTACATTCAATAACTGTGAAATAA tCAGGTATGATGCTGATGAAAGACGCTTGCTGGAGGACACCTCTTGTCAGAGAAGAATTCTCAAGCGTAG ATATTACCTTGTGGAGAAAGCAAAGGATGCGAACATTGTTGGCATATTGGTTGGCACTTTAGGTTGTG CTGGTTATCTTAGTATCATCCAACAAATGAAAGAACTGATTAAGGGGGCTGGAAAGAAGTCCTATACACTAGTAATGGGAAGACCAAACTCTGCCAAACTCGCAAACTTTCCCGAG TGTGATGTTTTTGTCTATGTCTCTTGTGCCCAAACCGCATTGCTGGACAGCAAAGAATTTTTAGCTCCAATCATCACTCCTTTTGAAGCTGCATTAGCTTTTGGCAG GGGAAGACAGTGGACAGGAGAATACGTTTTAAATTTCCACGATCTGATGGTTTCTAGTGGACCAGAAGCTGTCAGTGGCACCGAAGAAGCTCGGTTTTCCTTTATCAAAGGTGGTTATATGGAAGATATTCAGCCTGAAG AAAATGGTGAACATGAGGAAAGGTCCCTTGCATTGGCAGAGACCACTGAGAAGGCACTAAATTTGCAAAGCCAGCATCCTAATACTATTATGTTCAAAGGAGCTGCTAGATCTGGGTCGGAATTTTTTGCAGCTCGTTCCTACCAGGGTCTCAACAGGCAATATGAAAACCTGGCTCCTCAATCCTATGTGATAGGCAGGTCCGGCAGGGCATCAGGTTATGCAGATGAGAAAATGCAAGCAAAAGAATCACCCGGTGCTGCTGTATGA
- the LOC135628954 gene encoding receptor protein kinase-like protein ZAR1, which yields MMMRRKLHLSIIFFLCIVYAIALARRCGALSPDGLSLLAFKAAVSEDPSSSLAGWSEGDEDPCRWPGVSCANITGFAYPRVVGIAVSGKNLSGYIPSELGTLLFLRRLNLHSNRLSGPIPAQLFNASSLHSLFLYDNLLSGPFPAAVCDLPRLQNLDFSRNALSGPLPPAIRGCRQLQRLLLAGNSLSGEIPAGIWAEMVGLVQLDLSSNEFEGPIPPDLGELDSLGGTLNLSHNRFSGAIPSTLGNLPSTVSLDLRYNNLSGEIPGAGSLANQGPTAFLNNPGLCGFPLLIPCEARTEPAAEAPGGRRGAAAAASASAGGAGAEAAAGEATGGMRAGLIVLISVADAAGVALMGLVVVCAYWKVKDQEKGCAKLGGEAGRPGRRWGCTWCGAAGEDKGEQGLPSSEDEEEGVAGGGGGAEGELVAMDKGFKVELEELLRASAYVLGKGGKGIVYKVVVGDGAAVAVRRLGEGGGAGGRYKEFAAEVRAMGRVRHPNLVRLRAYYWAPDEKLLITDFISNGNLTAALRGRSGHPSLSWPVRMRIARGAARGLAYLHDCSPRKLVHGDLKPSNILLDADFNPRISDFGLLRLLSLASSPSSSSDAAAPSSSTTGLIGAALPQSAKSTHLDLPSPYRAPEARAAAASAAALPTQKSDVYSFGVVLLEMLTGKPPEMSSPSPSSSSGEQVPGLVRWVRKGFEEARPLSDLADPVLLRDVHAKKELAAAFHVALACTDVDPLARPRMKMVSEKLDRIVS from the exons atgatgatgaggaggaagtTGCATCTGTCGATCATCTTCTTCTTATGTATAGTTTACGCGATTGCCCTGGCGAGGAGATGCGGCGCGTTGTCGCCGGATGGGCTGTCGCTCCTCGCCTTCAAGGCGGCGGTGTCGGAGGACCCGTCGTCGTCGCTCGCTGGGTGGAGCGAAGGCGATGAGGACCCGTGCCGGTGGCCGGGCGTGTCGTGCGCCAACATTACCGGCTTCGCATACCCGCGCGTGGTCGGCATCGCCGTCTCGGGCAAGAATCTGTCTGGTTACATCCCGTCGGAGCTGGGCACGCTGTTATTCCTCCGCCGGCTTAACCTCCATAGCAACCGCCTCTCCGGGCCCATCCCCGCACAGCTCTTCAACGCCTCCTCCCTCCACTCTCTCTTCCTCTACGACAACCTCCTCTCCGGCCCTTTCCCCGCCGCCGTTTGCGACCTGCCCCGCCTTCAGAACCTCGACTTCTCCCGGAACGCCCTCTCCGGTCCCCTACCCCCGGCGATTCGCGGCTGCCGCCAGCTCCAGCGACTTCTCCTCGCCGGGAACAGTCTCTCTGGCGAGATCCCCGCCGGGATCTGGGCTGAGATGGTGGGGCTCGTccagctcgacctctcctccaatGAGTTCGAGGGGCCCATCCCGCCGGACCTCGGCGAACTCGACTCCCTCGGCGGCACCCTAAATCTCTCCCACAACCGCTTCTCCGGCGCGATCCCCAGCACGCTCGGCAACCTGCCGTCGACGGTGAGCCTCGACCTGCGCTACAATAACCTCTCCGGGGAGATTCCCGGGGCAGGGTCGCTGGCGAACCAGGGCCCGACGGCCTTCCTTAACAACCCGGGGCTGTGCGGGTTCCCGCTACTGATCCCCTGCGAGGCGCGGACGGAGCCGGCGGCGGAGGCGCCGGGAGGGAGGCGGGGGGCCGCGGCGGCCGCGTCGGCGTCGGCTGGCGGGGCCGGGGCAGAGGCGGCGGCGGGCGAGGCGACGGGGGGGATGAGGGCGGGGCTGATAGTGCTGATCTCGGTAGCGGACGCGGCTGGTGTGGCGCTGATGGGGCTGGTCGTTGTGTGCGCGTACTGGAAAGTGAAGGATCAAGAGAAAGGGTGCGCGAAGCTGGGAGGCGAAGCGGGACGACCCGGCCGGCGGTGGGGTTGCACGTGGTGCGGGGCGGCGGGAGAGGACAAGGGGGAGCAAGGGTTGCCATCgtcggaggacgaggaggagggtgTCGCCGGGGGCGGCGGTGGTGCGGAGGGGGAACTGGTGGCGATGGACAAGGGGTTCAAGGTGGAGCTGGAGGAGCTGCTGCGCGCGTCAGCGTACGTGCTGGGGAAGGGCGGGAAGGGGATCGTGTACAAAGTGGTGGTTGGTGACGGCGCCGCGGTAGCGGTGAGGCGGCTGGGGGAAGGCGGCGGCGCCGGAGGCAGGTACAAGGAGTTCGCGGCAGAGGTGAGGGCGATGGGGCGGGTACGCCACCCCAACCTGGTCAGGCTCCGGGCCTACTACTGGGCGCCCGACGAGAAGCTTCTCATCACCGACTTCATCTCCAATGGCAATCTCACCGCTGCACTCCGAG GGCGGTCGGGGCATCCGAGCCTGTCGTGGCCGGTGCGAATGCGGATCGCGCGGGGAGCTGCCCGCGGCCTCGCCTACCTTCACGACTGCAGCCCCCGAAAGCTCGTCCACGGCGACCTCAAGCCCTCCAACATCCTCCTCGACGCCGACTTCAACCCCCGCATCTCCGACTTcggcctcctccgcctcctctccctcgcctcctctccctcctcctcctccgacgcCGCCGCCCCTTCCTCATCCACCACCGGTCTCATCGGCGCCGCACTACCCCAATCCGCTAAGTCCACCCACCTCGACCTCCCCAGCCCCTACCGCGCTCCCGAGGCGCGCGCCGCCGCCGCGTCCGCCGCGGCCCTCCCCACGCAGAAGTCCGACGTGTACTCCTTCGGCGTCGTGCTGCTGGAGATGCTGACCGGGAAGCCACCGGAGATGTCGTCAccgtcgccgtcgtcgtcgtccgGGGAGCAGGTGCCCGGTCTCGTAAGGTGGGTGAGGAAGGGGTTCGAGGAGGCGAGACCGCTCTCCGATCTGGCGGACCCGGTGCTGCTCCGCGACGTGCACGCGAAGAAGGAGCTGGCGGCGGCGTTCCACGTGGCTCTCGCGTGCACCGACGTCGATCCGTTGGCCAGGCCGAGGATGAAGATGGTATCGGAAAAGCTCGACAGGATCGTCTCGTGA
- the LOC103986819 gene encoding 4-coumarate--CoA ligase-like 7: MEEKAVTPTPPSTSPAIDPRSGFDAVSRTFHSLRPFVPLPARDRPLSFTSYAVSLLPSPLPPLPAVVDAATGDALSFPDLLSQIHSLAAALRTEVGLSKGHVAFILCPARLDVPPLYLALLSLGAVISAANPASTAAELARLVGLSKPRVAFATSETAAKLPGDVPTILLDSPRFRSFLAGSGGEVPPEEEVGQMDVAVIQYSSGTTGMVKAAALTHLNFIAMVAGFHASRKLPAERRRREAPDVTVVGAPLFHSMGFFFLLKGIALGETTVVMGGGGGAREMLRVAEKYRATSLTASPPVVVAMARWEEKIDLAALEFVTCGGAPLHEAAAHQFMSRFPDVELRQGYGSTEGGGIARMIDREECLHLRSVGRLSQNVEAKIVDSVTGETLSIGQTGELWIRGPSIMIGYAGDEKANASTFAPGGWLKTGDLCYFNQDGFLFIVDRLKEMIKYKAYQVPPAELEHLLLSLPGVADAAVVPYPHEEAGQIPMAFIVRQPGNNLKEAEIMDFIAKQVAPYKKIRKVVFTSSIPKTASGKILRRQLRNHAVYSSMSRL; encoded by the exons ATGGAGGAAAAGGCGGTCACACCTACACCGCCGTCGACGTCGCCGGCAATCGATCCCAGGAGTGGTTTCGACGCCGTCTCCAGGACTTTCCACAGCCTCCGTCCGTTCGTACCGTTGCCGGCCCGCGATCGGCCGCTCTCCTTCACCTCCTACGCCGTCTCCCTGCTCCCATCCCCGCTCCCTCCCCTCCCAGCCGTCGTCGACGCCGCCACTGGGGATGCGCTCTCCTTCCCCGATCTGCTGTCCCAGATCCACTCCCTCGCAGCCGCCCTCCGCACCGAGGTCGGCCTCTCCAAGGGCCACGTCGCCTTCATCCTCTGCCCCGCCCGCCTCGACGTTCCCCCACTCTACCTCGCCCTACTTTCCCTGGGCGCCGTCATCTCGGCTGCCAACCCCGCCTCAACTGCCGCCGAGCTCGCCCGGCTCGTCGGCCTCTCCAAGCCCCGCGTCGCCTTCGCCACCTCCGAAACCGCTGCCAAGCTCCCTGGCGACGTTCCGACGATCCTCCTCGACTCCCCTCGGTTCCGGTCGTTCCTCGCCGGCAGCGGAGGGGAAGTGCCGCCGGAAGAGGAGGTCGGGCAAATGGATGTGGCCGTCATACAGTACTCGTCGGGGACGACGGGAATGGTGAAGGCGGCAGCCCTGACGCACCTCAACTTCATCGCGATGGTGGCAGGGTTCCACGCTTCACGGAAACTGCCGGCAGAGCGGAGGCGGCGAGAGGCGCCGGATGTGACGGTCGTCGGAGCGCCGCTTTTCCACTCTATGGGGTTCTTCTTTTTGCTTAAAGGAATAGCACTGGGGGAGACCACCGTTGTcatgggcggcggcggcggcgcgagGGAGATGCTGCGCGTGGCGGAGAAGTACCGGGCGACTTCTTTGACGGCGTCGCCACCGGTGGTTGTTGCGATGGCAAGGTGGGAGGAGAAGATCGACCTGGCAGCGCTCGAGTTCGTGACCTGCGGCGGAGCGCCGCTACACGAGGCGGCGGCACACCAGTTCATGTCTCGATTTCCCGATGTGGAGCTCCGTCAG GGTTACGGATCCACTGAGGGTGGTGGTATAGCAAGGATGATAGATCGTGAGGAATGCCTCCACCTGAGGTCTGTCGGTCGCCTGTCACAGAATGTTGAAGCTAAGATTGTGGATAGTGTCACAGGTGAGACCCTGTCAATTGGCCAAACTGGAGAATTATGGATTCGTGGCCCTTCAATCATGATAG GTTACGCAGGAGATGAGAAAGCAAATGCTTCCACCTTTGCTCCCGGTGGCTGGCTAAAGACAGGTGATCTCTGTTACTTCAATCAAGATGGGTTTCTTTTTATTGTGGATAGGTTGAAGGAAATGATCAAGTATAAAGCTTACCAG GTTCCACCTGCTGAGTTGGAGCACTTGCTTCTATCACTACCTGGAGTTGCTGATGCTGCTGTGGTTCC TTATCCTCACGAGGAGGCAGGCCAAATACCTATGGCATTTATTGTGAGACAGCCAGGAAATAACCTCAAAGAAGCAGAAATCATGGATTTCATTGCAAAGCAG GTAGCACCATACAAGAAGATTCGCAAAGTTGTTTTCACCAGCTCTATACCGAAAACAGCATCAGGAAAGATCTTGAGGAGGCAATTGCGCAACCATGCAGTTTACAGTTCCATGTCCAGACTATAA